Genomic DNA from Papilio machaon chromosome 14, ilPapMach1.1, whole genome shotgun sequence:
gaaagtttagatggatgtttgtttgttagaaggtatctcagaAGCAACTAtacggatcttgacgaaattttttatttgaatattaaaatttgacgaagttccttatcgcgtgttgtgaaagggggcaagacggaaaaaattcttacgaaaagttgtcacgacactttttgctatatcaccatggcaacgacgtgacaatatataacgaaaattcatagaaataaaatgtacttcttgtgaagacttaagttttttatgcatagaataaacattggttccttcactaaataattgaaaggaacttcgtttcatccgggtgtcccttgacacctttcaagtttttttttttaatttcacacgCACGCAGCCGCGTGCGACAGgtagtaaaacataaaaagtaccATAGCTAAGTAAAGTACATATCATAACTTTGTTAAGTAATAAAGTTGTAATAAACCTTCCATCATGAAAttcagatttaataataacaattactaTGTATAGAGTGTAAACATATGTACGTCAAAACCTTGATATAATTGTTGACCGACAGACGAATGAGTTATTTTGTGTAATTACCAACTCTGATTACATCTTTCTGGACGGAAACGTGACTCGGCGTATGTTACTGGCAAGATGAGtctatagtaataaaaaaggaatacaAAAAACGGACTAGGTGGAATAGATGACTTATTTCGCTCGATAAAATggttcgtttttttttcaggattCGATGTACTTATATATGTAGAAGTTATCCGATCTTGTAATATTcacgataaaatttaataaactattgAAAAACCATTGAGAAAGTCAaagcaaaatgttttatggtTAGTTTTTCAGGccaaaatctctttataaaacatatcgtcctctttatcattatttttaagaagacaaagatatattttttaaacgaggattttagtctcagaaactcacCATTATTAgttctaaaaatatatgcaCAATATAACTGTTATAAAAAGCTAGTGATTAAGCAATTCTAACAGACACATTTAAGTATGATTTTCCGCACAATTTTTTCTAATTGACGTTAACAGATCTAGCGGTGCAACAGTCAAGGTTAGCACCTAAAAAGCCGACAATTTTCAACCATTAGGTAATTCACGAAATAATGGAAAATTTACACTGGTTTTCCCAGTCATTATCACATGTAAATAAAGTCTATATAATGTatgaaattattgtacaatattcAATTCTCCACTCCACCATCGGACGTTCAGGTAAATTGCTGGTCCTTTGGCGTTTGATAGACCTTTTGttcaaagttatttgaaaGTTTAAGCGAAGCtgttttattctttgtttACAGTGTGTACAATAAAGAATTACTAATGTCGAAAATTTTATTCCATAATAATTAGATTGctcttaagttatttaaaatatttcgtaattataattactatgaAAGGAGGGTTTAAgtctaaagaaattaaaaatatataatttcaactatataataattttatttttaaagttatgcaaatataaaatcttttggATTGTCCTCGTACAAGCATTTAGCGGTCCAATAAGATGCTTCACATATATCTGCATATTTCTTGGCTGTAAGTAAaacaattaagtttatttctgTCCGAGCAAAATGTCATGAAAttgaagatatgtttttttcccGTCCAATATCTTTTGTATTAAGACTTAGATAAAATCAAGTGCAatctttttgtacaatttttcaCTGGCACTTAAAGTtggtttaaaacatacttacATATATCTTTACAGTTTTCAATGGAGGCTTTAACTGAGGTCTTCAGTTCAGGCGGGTACATCATGTCCACTTGCTTTAATGAAGCCTCGTAGCtcaacttattattttttacctaaaatataataagcaaGTATTTTCGTTTCATTAAGTCTTCCTGAACCATAAACGGCTCGACGGATGTCATTCAACTCGTATTTCTAAGTTCACatagattaattataaaattatacaattaaatataacttttaaaataaaggaaaaactATCAccataagttaaataataaatctaacaAATCAACTTACAATTTGCGACATTTGATAAATGCAAGCTATATAACACATCACGTTCCTTTCCTCAATAAACTGCCCTTTCTGTATATCGCCGATTAAATCTGTAAAGAGAatgcttaattaaaaacatcttcATTAACTAAACACTATTTTGATTACCTTCGGTGACGTCATTCTTCGCCATGCAAGTTTTCTTCAACATCTTTGCCGAATTCTTTAACTGTTGTCTAgtcatctaaaaaaaaattaactttttcgaaaaagtataaatttcaATCACTACTTAATTAACCGTCAATACCAAATTAACTCGTTTAGAAAgacaacgaaataaaaataatagctaTTAAAGTAGTAGGTTAAAAAAtgattgcaatattttaaaatagaaaaaagcaGATTTTTCGAAAACAAACATAGAGACGCTTACAATAAGATActaaacacaataaaattttaacataaataacgcAATGTTTATAACTCcgaatattaaaacttacagTGTGTACTCCACGtgttaaaatagatataagaattaataaatatattcgatAACCCATAACAATAAATCCTTTCTTTGCAGAACAACGAAGACTGGTCTCTTGTTGTCATTTCCTGGTAATTTAAAGACTATTGGAACAGTGTAATATGATGACTTAGTATTAAACTAATAGTACATTAGAGAGCTAGGTAAATAAACAAGATTAACGCTTGTGGTACAGTTTAATTGATAGATTGAACATACGTACATATTTCAATCCGAATGTATAAATTGGAGGACTACTATGACAATATTAAAGCTAATTAATTCCTTAGGTCTTTTGCATTACGGTACTGAGATCGACTGCACCGATGGCAAATCTTGATTCTTAACTCTAAATAAACCTTCTATATAAGTATGCTTTGTAAAGATACAGAGTGTCCTAATTTCCTTTTTGCATAGTCGTCActctagaatttaaaaaatggtaaGGTTTTGAAATAAGCAAacaattatctttaaattaaaagatttatttttaactatgtaatggttttaaactgtattgtgtacctattaaaataaataaataaattgtggaAAGTAagttatatagttattatGGGAAGAAAAAGTTGTCGGGATCAGCTTCATATATGCACTTCGCAGTCCAGTAAGATGCTTCACAAATGTCTTTGTAGTTCTTAGCTGAAACAGTATACAGCTTAAATTAAAAGGCCACAAATGAAAAAACGGCCTGTATAAAGATCTaggtaaatttcatttaaaatctaaCTAAGTACTTACGCAAAGATTAAGTAATGTTATAGTGTACGTACCAACTCCCTTGCACTTTTCTATAGCTGCTTTGTATGGTTCTTTCATATCAGCGGGGAACATCATGTCTACTTGTTTTATCATAGCGTcgaaaattatcttattattctTCACCTGCACCATAAACATATAATTCATAGAAAAAGATCCCAATCCATAGAATCAATCAGACCaataagatttgttttttgatTCTGTGGACTCAATCGGCGTAATGTGGAATTGGTAGGCCGATTGAACCAACGGGAAACACCCATTCCTACACGTAATTTCGTTAATCTAACTGTGAGTTTCTTAAAGGATAAAAGATATTTCGTTATCTCTGTATTTTAAAGAgaatgtttttagttttattttatacgtatgaaaaatcaacaatacaatataatttagatttaatctTTAATGATGGTCAATCAATTGAAATTCAATCATTTTTCCAgtgattatatttaattttccttctgtagtcttttatgtatataaaggtATGCTTTATGATAACGACGACAATTATGTCCAAGAATGATATCTGGACCCTGACCCGTAGTTATGTAGgtattgcaaatatttatcctcaattaaaaaaattattgcataGCTAAAAGTGTTTATTGATAGagcatatttaattgtaataatttttaattaacaaattattatatgtatgtatatatatatatcttaccGCTTGTCCCATTGAATACACACATGCGATGTAGCACATCACATTTCTATCTTCAATAAATTTACCCTTATCTATCTCGCCAACTTGATCTACAATAAATGCACAGTACTTACACAATAATCAAGAttctattttaagttttaaatatgcgTCATTATCCGAGGATTTCTGAGACGAAAAACCTAGTtacctctgttttgtcaaaaataatgacagggacGATCTGTTTTAGGTAGAGATTTTAGTTTctgaaaccaacggtaagtttGTACAACAAATTCTCCGCCCTCTTACTCATTTTTTCCAAATGTTCGTCTaaactagtttaaaattaagatacaTAACGTAAATCTTACCTTCTGTGACATCATTTTTGGGCATACAAGTCTTCTTTATCAGTTTTCCCGAGTTTTTAAGCTGTTGCTTCGTCatctagaaaaataaataatttataacttgagTATAATCAACAAAAATCAAGATATTTTTAGTAGCCATTGAAAAcaggttaatttttttcatactgctaaagttttaattacgaAGTAATTGTTAGATGTAGAAGTTACCATTAATTTTATCAGTCAGATGTTTTTACAACAACGCAACGTACATAACACACTTTACAAAAAGTGATTAGCATAAAATAATCTTGATGGGAATTTTCcgttatattcaaaatattcaagtcaaaataattttgaaacttacaacaacaacatattcCAGAAGGGCAGGCAGAGACCACGGACCTctatttggcgcggtcctaacacacctctctcgcttcttctaAATTCATACATCTACACAATTCTAAATTCATACATCTACATGCACGTCGAGTTCTGGTGCTCTTAATACCGCCCTTCTTGAGTATTTCGTCAATCTGGACGGTAAATAACTTTCGCACCATAAATTGCCTTTGTTAATCTGCTTTCGTTCATCCTTTCAACGTGGCCAAACCATCTATGCATGCCTTTTTCAACTCTACTCACAACATCTTCTTTTATACCGCATTGTCTcctatttgaaattattaaaaatgaaatttttgtcGAACTTTGTTCTAATCCCAAGGATGacgtgtttaataaataaataaataaataaataaatatattacaagacaaataaaaaaattagatttaatagtttaaataatttacaattaaatacttaCTGCCATTACCAAAGATtgtgtcaataaaataaaatacacaatacGGAAAATCATTGTTACTTGTCTGCGATGTGTTTATGTTTTAGGAGTCtgtaaaaaattgtgacatcggaataaatgtgaaatgttttataaattgtctatgaaaaataaattataagttatgACATTCGCACAATTTTTTACAGGGGTATATACAAGTTGGTGCACGTAGGTTAAAttcctatttataaatgagaaaaataTGACTTAGTAAAGAAATCtcataactttttttctattatatgatggcaaacgagcaagcgaccaccCGATTCCctgaaatagcgaggcgaccgctgcccatagacatccgcaattgaaGATGCTTTgtttacctttaatcaa
This window encodes:
- the LOC106719796 gene encoding uncharacterized protein LOC106719796, with the translated sequence MTKQQLKNSGKLIKKTCMPKNDVTEDQVGEIDKGKFIEDRNVMCYIACVYSMGQAVKNNKIIFDAMIKQVDMMFPADMKEPYKAAIEKCKGVAKNYKDICEASYWTAKCIYEADPDNFFFQTSLRCSAKKGFIVMGYRIYLLILISILTRGVHTMTRQQLKNSAKMLKKTCMAKNDVTEDLIGDIQKGQFIEERNVMCYIACIYQMSQIVKNNKLSYEASLKQVDMMYPPELKTSVKASIENCKDISKKYADICEASYWTAKCLYEDNPKDFIFA